One genomic region from Cucumis melo cultivar AY chromosome 9, USDA_Cmelo_AY_1.0, whole genome shotgun sequence encodes:
- the LOC103504625 gene encoding receptor-like protein EIX2, with the protein MAFFRFSLCQVSAITCIKKEQEALLQLKKSFNDPSHVLASWNESTNCCNWKGVSCNQITSHVTNIDLQSKQVNSLSNRVLFSNSIDSSLFELKYLVSLDLSWNHFNYSRIPDWFGMLNNLKFLNLENCYLSGRIPSSLGNLSNLEYLDVSDNSLIGEVPTSFGRLLNLKVLDISDNLFNGFLEEAHFANLSQLHTLLIGYNEFLSLDVKSNWVPPFQLKSLDASSCIGCFKSKFPRWLQTQKRLVSLVLSNISISSGIPKWLDGQNLTTLDLSHNQIVGPIPHNIGYQMPNLEDLFLSTNFMNGSLPLSLCKLKNLAYVDLSNNGLFGKIEGCLLTSKLHLLDLSLNEFFGTFPHSHGNDLSNIEQLNLRSNSFEGSMPIVLKNSKILEFIDLEGNKFSGNIPTWVGDNLGNLQFLRLRDNQFNGTIPSNLCNLKNLQILDLAYNQLEGTIPHNLSNFKVMMGNGRNEVSLVCRFRFPQLCYDGKKKVIQSIKLSNFNYSLSQLMLMVNIDLSKNHLVGFIPREITMLKGLIGLNLSHNNLTGKIPVGIGEAKSLESLDLSFNQLSGSIPKSLSELNSLGVLRLSHNNFSGNIPQEGHLSTFNDASSFDNNPYLCGNPLPVKCVDENVFESPKIENQDQEDDKWEKWLLYLMIMFGYGVGFWGGVVVLILKKNWRCAYFKFIDEIKDKILAAMKWR; encoded by the coding sequence ATGGCCTTCTTCCGATTTTCTCTCTGTCAAGTTTCAGCCATAACTTGCATAAAAAAGGAACAAGAAGCTCTCCTTCAACTAAAGAAAAGTTTCAATGATCCTTCTCATGTCTTGGCTTCATGGAATGAATCAACAAATTGTTGTAATTGGAAGGGAGTGAGTTGTAATCAAATTACAAGTCATGTTACTAACATTGATCTTCAAAGCAAACAGGTCAATTCTCTCAGTAATAGAGTTTTATTTAGCAATTCTATTGACTCTAGTTTGTTTGAATTGAAATATTTAGTTTCGTTGGATTTAAGTTGGAATCACTTCAATTATTCTCGAATTCCTGATTGGTTTGGAATGTTAAACAACTTGAAGTTTCTTAATCTTGAAAATTGTTACCTTTCTGGTCGAATTCCTTCTTCGCTTGGAAATTTGTCTAATCTTGAGTATTTAGATGTTTCAGACAATTCTTTGATCGGAGAAGTTCCAACTTCGTTTGGAAGATTATTGAATTTGAAGGTATTAGACATTTCTGATAACTTGTTTAATGGATTTCTTGAAGAAGCTCATTTTGCAAATCTTTCTCAATTGCATACTTTATTGATTGGCTACAATGAGTTTCTTTCATTGGATGTGAAATCTAATTGGGTTCCTCCTTTTCAATTAAAATCACTTGATGCAAGTTCTTGCATCGGTTGTTTTAAGAGCAAGTTTCCTCGATGGCTTCAAACACAGAAGAGGTTGGTTAGTTTGGTGTTGTCTAATATAAGTATTTCAAGTGGAATACCAAAGTGGTTGGATGGTCAAAATCTTACCACTTTGGATCTTTCACACAACCAAATTGTGGGGCCAATTCCTCACAACATTGGGTATCAAATGCCCAACTTGGAAGACTTGTTTCTTAGCACCAATTTTATGAATGGCTCTTTACCACTTTCTCTTTGCAAGTTGAAGAATTTGGCCTATGTGGATCTTTCAAACAATGGGCTATTTGGAAAAATTGAAGGTTGTTTGTTGACTTCAAAGTTGCATCTTTTGGATTTATCATTGAATGAATTTTTCGGAACTTTTCCACATTCACATGGAAACGATCTTTCAAATATTGAACAATTGAATTTGAGAAGCAATAGTTTTGAGGGATCTATGCCAATTGTTTTGAAGAATTctaagattttggaatttatagATCTTGAAGGAAATAAGTTCTCTGGAAATATCCCTACATGGGTGGGTGATAATCTTGGAAATTTGCAATTTCTAAGATTAAGAGATAATCAATTCAACGGTACAATCCCTTCAAATTTATGTAATCTCAAGAACTTGCAAATTTTGGATCTTGCATATAATCAATTAGAAGGAACTATACCACATAATCTTAGCAATTTTAAGGTGATGATGggaaatggaagaaatgaagtATCTCTTGTTTGTAGGTTTAGATTTCCTCAATTATGTTATGATGGTAAAAAGAAAGTCATACAATCCATCAAATTAAGCAACTTCAATTACTCCTTGTCACAACTAATGTTAATGGTGAATATTGACCTCTCCAAAAACCATTTGGTTGGTTTCATTCCTAGAGAGATAACAATGCTTAAAGGGTTAATTGGATTGAATTTGTCCCACAACAATCTAACGGGGAAAATCCCAGTTGGAATAGGGGAAGCTAAATCGTTGGAATCACTTGATCTATCTTTCAATCAACTTTCTGGATCAATTCCCAAGAGCTTATCAGAACTAAATTCATTAGGTGTGCTGCGGTTATCCCATAACAATTTCTCTGGAAACATTCCTCAAGAGGGTCATCTCTCCACATTCAATGACGCTTCAAGTTTTGACAATAATCCTTATCTTTGTGGAAATCCACTACCTGTGAAATGTGTAGACGAGAATGTATTTGAGTCACCAAAAATCGAGAATCAAGATCAAGAGGACGATAAATGGGAGAAGTGGTTGCTTTACTTGATGATAATGTTTGGATATGGGGTAGGGTTTTGGGGAGGTGTAGTTGTTTTGATATTGAAGAAGAATTGGAGATGTGCATATTTCAAGTTCATAGATGAGATTAAAGACAAGATTCTTGCAGCAATGAAGTGGagatag